The following proteins come from a genomic window of Pseudomonas sp. J452:
- a CDS encoding choice-of-anchor I family protein has product MRLTRLASALTLASLLATPAIAGNTPHTLKISPLGTYQSGLFEQGAAEIVAHDARSQRLFVVNAASGKLDVLDIRDPAQPKLLFNIDLSAYGSSINSVAVHKGLVAAAVENSVKTEPGQVVFLDADGQIRGRVQVGALPDMLTFSHDGQRVLVANEGEPSDDYLVDPEGSVSIIDLPKRLSRLSQANVRTADFRAFSREQLDPSIRVFGPNASVAQDFEPEYITISKDGKRAWVTLQENNAIAEIDVRRAQVKAVHGLGYKDHQLAGNELDASDKDSAVNIRNWPIRGLYQPDAISSFSQRGQTYLVTANEGDARAYGGYSEEVRVGSTAYLLDPAVFPDAGTLKQNANLGRLTVSKASGLDPQTGTYNAIYAFGARSFSIWSSEGTRVYDSGADFERISAERLPALFNSNHKENTPDGRSDDKGPEPEGVTVSTLWGKPYAFIGLERISAVMVYDLSNPKAPRFVELVSNRDATAKPPAAEAGDLGPEGVMVIPAERSPLAGVPLLVVGNEVSGSTTLYRIDRQ; this is encoded by the coding sequence ATGCGCCTTACCCGCCTTGCCTCGGCCCTCACCCTCGCCTCGCTGCTGGCCACCCCGGCCATCGCTGGCAACACGCCGCACACACTCAAGATCAGCCCGCTGGGCACTTACCAGAGCGGCCTGTTCGAACAGGGCGCGGCGGAAATCGTCGCCCATGATGCGCGCAGCCAACGCCTGTTCGTGGTCAACGCCGCCAGCGGCAAGCTCGATGTCCTGGATATCCGCGACCCGGCCCAGCCCAAGCTGCTGTTCAATATCGACCTGTCGGCCTATGGCAGCTCGATCAACAGCGTGGCCGTGCACAAGGGCCTGGTGGCCGCCGCCGTGGAAAACAGCGTGAAGACCGAACCGGGTCAGGTGGTGTTCCTCGATGCCGATGGCCAGATCCGCGGCCGGGTCCAGGTCGGCGCCCTGCCCGACATGCTGACCTTCAGCCACGACGGCCAGCGTGTGCTGGTGGCCAACGAAGGCGAGCCGAGCGACGACTACCTGGTCGATCCGGAAGGCTCGGTGAGCATCATCGACCTGCCCAAGCGCCTCAGCCGCCTGAGCCAGGCCAACGTGCGCACCGCCGACTTCCGCGCGTTCAGCCGCGAGCAGCTGGACCCGTCGATCCGCGTGTTCGGCCCCAACGCCAGCGTGGCCCAGGACTTCGAGCCGGAATACATCACCATCAGCAAGGACGGCAAGCGCGCCTGGGTGACCCTGCAGGAGAACAATGCCATCGCCGAAATCGACGTGCGCCGCGCCCAGGTCAAGGCGGTACACGGCCTGGGTTACAAGGATCACCAGTTGGCCGGCAACGAGTTGGACGCCAGCGACAAGGACTCTGCGGTGAATATCCGCAACTGGCCGATCCGCGGCCTCTACCAGCCGGACGCCATCAGCAGCTTCAGCCAGCGCGGGCAGACCTACCTGGTCACCGCTAACGAGGGCGATGCCCGCGCCTATGGTGGCTACAGCGAGGAAGTCCGTGTCGGCAGCACCGCCTACTTGCTCGACCCGGCCGTCTTCCCCGACGCCGGCACGCTCAAGCAAAACGCCAACCTCGGCCGCCTGACCGTGAGCAAGGCCAGTGGCCTGGACCCGCAGACCGGCACCTACAACGCCATCTACGCCTTCGGCGCCCGCTCCTTCTCGATCTGGAGCAGCGAGGGCACGCGCGTGTATGACAGTGGCGCGGACTTCGAGCGGATCAGCGCCGAGCGCCTGCCCGCCCTGTTCAACAGCAACCACAAGGAAAACACCCCGGACGGGCGCAGCGACGACAAAGGCCCGGAGCCGGAAGGCGTGACCGTCAGCACCCTGTGGGGCAAGCCCTATGCCTTTATCGGCCTGGAGCGCATCAGCGCGGTGATGGTCTACGACCTGAGCAACCCCAAGGCGCCGCGTTTCGTCGAGCTGGTCAGCAACCGCGATGCCACCGCCAAGCCGCCTGCCGCCGAAGCCGGCGACCTCGGCCCGGAAGGGGTCATGGTCATCCCCGCCGAGCGCAGCCCGCTGGCTGGCGTACCGCTGCTGGTGGTGGGCAACGAGGTCAGT